A window from Drosophila willistoni isolate 14030-0811.24 chromosome XR unlocalized genomic scaffold, UCI_dwil_1.1 Seg143, whole genome shotgun sequence encodes these proteins:
- the LOC6645361 gene encoding uncharacterized protein F23B12.7 — protein sequence MPAAVAQGIQINGGLKNKKIVFDDEGEAVAKPQHKSKEHNKPQNVKNQKKQPYQQNGHSKPSKSNHGKGQRQGQEQVKRPQKIKFGDDGDSIVEEKEQQQPLKNVKNQKKPYQQNGHSKPSKSNHEKGQRQGQEQVKRPQKIKFGDDGDSIVEEKEQQQPLKKEKPLEAKKSQRIKFDDDGEEQKVDSADSDTDSETEGQQSSFKKHSKYQAKAQEDEDSQKKWYHVHPDYPSTDEFLDMKEPEQLELFNLCKSSFEAEKSIYSKRNPTDARWLQTALHKGTAKDRANAGALLVTSNPLGNLEALSTLIGFCKISNKASNEVIAVLTDLWQEVLLPPQRKLLSIHTRGADWKKLKKDTTLSKEKQRRLYSYWYFENELKDQYHEFLKNLMQGLQTGQDHNKNSSIVAGAKLLSYAPEKEQMLLTMLINKLGDPTAKIASKALHHLSEVAHRHPNMCGVIVAEAEKLLFRNNISERAQHFALCFLASIAPSGKSDVCTKLVNICFALFKVLVQKGAVNNRTMQAILRCLQKAIVEAQPAKDGGGELLNKEMQDTVYRLVHLADIRVSVQTLGLLLQLITVKTEKSDRFYNALYVKLLDLNLINVGGKTAAQLLHIVHRAIHIDNHVARAQAFVKRLLQLSLYAPPHIAAGCLIVLHKLLRMRRELVPGSGLKEEEGHKQHAKFIPLDLDKFGNDDEDETYKDVEDKEVEEKVEEEENPAIKTETGSSWHHASVATATAATSESKVKNIDSCKYDPYHRVPAFAGAGYALRNELLLLRQHYHPTVQVFAEQILQQKRIDYYGDPLRDFGLPHFLERFAFKNPKKLDQQPAAEATAIAHKRYTAFGSRGKSVRSLTKTNCTEDEMFIFNFLEHKRKQADLVAQAKKQKQPDQLDKDEADENGEEGAGEVLQEGEVDDDEFEAYLDGYFGKKFKDGGDAEEEEDELNFLQELGGEMEADKSKKKDKKTKKQAADKAEDDMDDIDDDWGDDAIPDEDDEDDEIAADGEDQSDDETGSIDLEPLDEDDDDDDNDDDDGSISDGDSSEAPESPDDEDDDDDAQPKSKKSRKDSANMLNERGFAQKLKHSNDMSSLFAAADDFSALLEETGKVKGQGTSNAVFNKDKSSDKQMKWEEKRRSNSKNYTSKRFSSKKGDSKSKPKLGKKRKH from the exons ATGCCGGCTGCAGTGGCTCAAGGCATACAAAtaaatggcggcttaaagaataagaaaatcGTCTTTGATGATGAAGGGGAAGCAGTGGCCAAACCTCAACACAAATCTAAAGAGCACAACAAACCACAGAATgtgaaaaatcaaaagaaacaaCCATACCAACAAAATGG CCACTCCAAACCATCAAAATCCAACCATGGGAAAGGACAGCGGCAGGGTCAGGAACAGGTGAAGCGGCCGCAGAAGATTAAATTTGGTGATGATGGCGATTCCATTGTAGAAGAgaaggagcaacagcagccactCAAGAATgtgaaaaatcaaaagaaaccATACCAACAAAATGG CCACTCCAAACCATCAAAATCCAACCATGAGAAAGGACAGCGGCAGGGTCAGGAACAGGTGAAGCGGCCGCAGAAGATTAAATTTGGTGATGATGGCGATTCCATTGTAGAAGAgaaggagcaacagcagccactGAAGAAGGAGAAACCACTGGAGGCAAAGAAATCGCAACGCATCAAATTCGATGATGATGGCGAGGAGCAAAAAGTGGACTCTGCCGATTCAGATACCGATTCCGAGACGGAAGGGCAACAGTCTTCGTTTAAGAAGCACAGTAAATACCAAGCTAAGGCACAGGAAGATGAAGATTCCCAGAAAAAGTGGTATCATGTG CATCCCGACTATCCTTCGACTGATGAATTTCTAGATATGAAGGAACCCGAGCAATTGGAACTATTTAATCTCTGCAAGAGTTCTTTTGAAGCAGAAAAATCGATCTACAGCAAACGTAATCCGACGGATGCTCGTTGGCTGCAAACCGCCTTGCACAAGGGTACAGCCAAGGATCGTGCCAATGCTGGAGCCCTGCTGGTCACCAGCAATCCCTTGGGTAATCTGGAGGCCCTCTCCACTCTAATTGGCTTCTGCAAGATCTCCAATAAGGCCAGCAATGAAGTCATTGCTGTGCTCACGGATCTGTGGCAAGAGGTTCTGCTGCCGCCGCAACGGAAACTTCTATCGATTCATACGCGAGGAGCGGACTGGAAAAAACTGAAGAAGGACACAACGCTAAGCAAGGAGAAGCAACGTCGCCTCTACTCCTATTGGTATTTTGAGAACGAGCTGAAGGATCAGTATCATGAGTTCCTGAAGAATCTAATGCAAGGACTCCAAACTGGTCAGGATCACAATAAGAATTCATCCATAGTGGCTGGAGCCAAACTCTTGTCATATGCCCCTGAGAAGGAGCAAATGCTCTTAACCATGTTAATCAATAAACTAGGTGATCCCACGGCCAAAATAGCCTCCAAGGCATTGCATCATCTCAGCGAGGTGGCCCACAGGCATCCCAATATGTGTGGCGTCATTGTTGCTGAGGCGGAAAAGCTACTCTTCCGTAATAACATCTCGGAAAGGGCTCAACACTTTGCCCTGTGCTTCCTGGCCAGCATAGCGCCATCGGGTAAATCGGATGTATGCACCAAATTGGTAAATATATGCTTTGCCCTCTTCAAGGTTCTTGTGCAAAAAGGAGCTGTGAATAATCGCACCATGCAGGCCATTCTAAGATGCCTCCAAAAGGCCATAGTGGAGGCTCAGCCCGCTAAGGATGGGGGCGGTGAGCTGCTCAATAAGGAGATGCAGGATACTGTCTATCGTCTGGTTCACTTGGCAGACATTCGCGTCTCTGTCCAAACACTGGGTCTGCTCCTCCAACTAATCACCGTGAAAACTGAGAAATCGGATCGTTTCTATAATGCTCTGTATGTGAAATTGTTGGATTTGAATCTAATCAATGTGGGTGGCAAGACAGCTGCCCAACTCCTGCACATAGTTCATCGAGCCATACACATTGATAACCATGTGGCCAGGGCACAGGCCTTTGTAAAACGTCTGCTCCAATTGTCATTGTATGCTCCTCCTCACATAGCTGCCGGTTGTCTCATAGTTCTTCACAAATTGTTACGCATGCGTCGCGAACTTGTCCCTGGTAGTGGACTAAAGGAGGAGGAGGGACATAAACAGCATGCCAAGTTTATTCCTCTCGATTTGGATAAGTTTGGCAACGATGATGAGGACGAAACCTATAAGGATGTGGAAGACAAAGAGGTTGAGGAAAAGGTAGAAGAGGAGGAGAATCCGGCCATCAAAACGGAAACGGGCTCATCTTGGCATCATGCTAGTGtggccaccgccaccgccgccacaAGCGAGTccaaagtgaaaaatattGACTCGTGCAAATATGATCCGTATCACCGTGTGCCAGCCTTTGCCGGAGCTGGCTACGCCCTTCGCAATGAGCTGTTGCTCTTGCGTCAACATTATCATCCCACTGTCCAGGTCTTTGCCGAACAGATTCTGCAGC AGAAACGCATCGATTACTATGGTGATCCTCTCCGGGATTTCGGTCTACCACATTTTCTGGAACGTTTCGCCTTTAAAAATCCCAAGAAACTGGACCAGCAACCAGCTGCCGAGGCGACTGCTATTGCCCACAAACGTTATACGGCATTCGGTTCCCGTGGCAAATCAGTGAGATCCTTGACCAAGACTAATTGCACGGAAGATGAGatgtttattttcaatttccttGAACACAAACGTAAGCAAGCCGATTTGGTGGCCCAGgccaagaaacaaaagcaaccaGATCAGTTGGATAAGGACGAAGCGGATGAAAATGGTGAAGAGGGGGCTGGCGAAGTCCTTCAAGAAGGCGAAGTGGATGATGATGAGTTTGAGGCATATCTGGATGGATACTTTGGCAAAAAATTCAAGGATGGTGGTGACGCTGAAGAGGAGGAAGATGAGCTTAATTTCCTTCAAGAACTCGGCGGTGAAATGGAAGCAGACAAATCCAAAAAGAAAGataagaaaactaaaaagcAAGCTGCCGACAAGGCAGAGGACGATATGGACGACATCGATGATGATTGGGGTGATGATGCCATACCGGATGAGGACGACGAAGATGATGAAATTGCAGCAGATGGAGAGGATCAATCTGATGATGAGACGGGATCTATTGATTTGGAACCCCTTGACgaagatgatgacgacgatgataatgatgatgatgatggctcCATTTCAGATGGCGACTCCAGTGAGGCACCTGAGAGTCCCGACGACgaggacgatgatgatgatgctcaACCCAAGTCGAAAAAATCACGCAAAGATTCAGCCAACATGTTGAATGAGCGTGGTTTTGCCCAGAAACTGAAGCATAGCAATG ATATGTCATCATTGTTTGCCGCTGCCGATGACTTTTCCGCTCTCCTTGAGGAAACGGGCAAGGTAAAGGGTCAGGGCACCAGCAATGCTGTCTTCAACAAGGACAAATCATCCgacaaacaaatgaaatggGAAGAGAAACGACGCTCGAATAGCAAAAACTACACAAGCAAAAGGTTCTCTAGCAAAAAAGGTGACTCCAAATCGAAACCCAAATTGGGCAAAAAGAGGAAACATTAG